Proteins encoded together in one Zonotrichia leucophrys gambelii isolate GWCS_2022_RI chromosome 1, RI_Zleu_2.0, whole genome shotgun sequence window:
- the LOC135443015 gene encoding transforming growth factor beta activator LRRC32-like isoform X1, producing MQETLGTRAMKLYIIFFLAVVNKGTSNYQLPNGTSCEMANSQAFCHNKDLHQIPHELYPNVNKIDLSGNLIQSIPEMSPSFYTSLQCLDLSSNQISFITPGVFAQMKSLLEINLANNHLYELAQNGTEGIGLLPKVEVLDLSHNNLYNGMAEYFIKEAPALQYLSLADNSIIMISQKMFQGSPSLVEIDLQSNIIMEIEEGAFETLVSLSKLNLSKNSITCISDFNLRQLEILDLSRNSIETFHTTKSDDEYSLRCLDLSENKLFHFPVFPQVNKLVTLNLSKNLIQLTAESPHNKMDYVKNEWLNASVHLLHQEQSRNKSSLYLSQLVYLDLSYNVIKSIPDGFFESMLSLHTLNLSKNCLQAFAVSYDSALISLTVLDLSYNALQNLFLDAGTLSNLKELYIQNNYLQTLQFDIFSNLPSLRLLNLQSNNISLCSMYSGLAKQRLAGEQSGCVSFVNSPTLQHLYLADNMLNVLPAYSFYKTPLVVLDLSMNTGLKIELKALSGLEKSLECLYLYGNSLVDLNIDLPCFSHLKHLNLSENQLNWLPKWGSDSSLEVLDLRNNRFSTLQNSNILALENSLKNLYLTGNPLSCCGNIWLSSMIQNKNVQIPNVEHLMCQHTQNFRYQDEMHIKNIRPEDCEKEDLKKINFLTILTLVLVLSVIIIGVGSFFCFRRQNFTHQFKA from the coding sequence GCAAACTCTCAGGCATTTTGCCACAACAAAGACCTCCACCAAATCCCTCATGAACTCTATCCAAATGTAAACAAAATAGATCTGTCGGGAAATCTGATTCAAAGCATTCCTGAAATGTCACCATCGTTTTACACTTCCCTTCAGTGCCTGGATTTAAGCTCTAACCAGATAAGTTTCATCACGCCTGGAGTCTTTGCACAGATGAAGAGTTTGCTGGAAATAAATTTAGCTAACAATCACTTATATGAGCTTGCTCAAAACGGCACAGAGGGGATTGGACTCTTACCCAAGGTGGAAGTACTGGACTTGTCCCACAACAATCTGTACAATGGGATGGCTGAGTATTTCATTAAAGaagctccagcactgcagtaTCTTTCCTTGGCAGACAACAGTATTATAATGATATCACAAAAGATGTTTCAGGGATCTCCCAGTCTTGTGGAAATAGATCTTCAGAGCAACATCATCATGGAAATAGAAGAAGGTGCTTTTGAGACTCTAGTGAGCCTGTCCAAACTGAATCTCTCAAAGAATTCAATTACTTGCATCTCTGATTTTAACCTCAGGCAGCTGGAGATACTTGACCTCAGCAGGAACAGCATTGAGACCTTCCACACCACAAAATCAGATGATGAATATAGCTTAAGGTGTTTGGATCTGAGTGAAAACAAACTGTTTCATTTCCCAGTGTTCCCTCAGGTAAATAAGCTGGTAACTCTGAATTTATCAAAGAATTTAATCCAGCTCACTGCTGAATCCCCTCATAATAAAATGGACTATGTGAAAAATGAATGGCTAAATGCTTCTGTCCATCTTCTTCACCAGGAGCAAAGTAGAAACAAAAGTTCTCTTTATTTATCACAGCTTGTATATTTAGATTTAAGTTATAATGTAATCAAATCCATTCCAGATGGGTTCTTTGAGTCAATGTTGTCCCTTCACACCCTTAATCTCAGTAAAAACTGTCTTCAGGCATTTGCAGTAAGTTATGACAGTGCACTGATCTCTTTAACTGTCCTTGACTTGAGCTACAACGCTTTGCAGAACCTTTTCCTTGATGCTGGTACATTGTCAAATCTGAAGGAGCTCTATATTCAAAACAACTATCTTCAAACGCTGCAGTTTGACATCTTCTCAAATCTTCCCAGCCTTAGACTGCTTAATCTACAAAGCAATAACATCAGCCTTTGCAGCATGTACTCAGGACTGGCTAAGCAAAGACTTGCTGGAGAGCAAAGTGGTTGTGTGTCGTTTGTCAATTCTCCCACTCTTCAGCACTTGTACCTAGCTGACAACATGCTGAATGTCCTACCAGCATACAGCTTCTACAAGACTCCTCTGGTTGTCTTGGACCTCTCCATGAACACTGGACTGAAAATAGAACTTAAAGCATTATCAGGTCTGGAAAAGTCTCTGGAATGTTTGTATTTATATGGTAATAGCCTGGTAGATTTAAATATTGACTTGCCTTGTTTTAGTCACCTTAAACATTTGAACCTCTCTGAAAATCAGCTGAACTGGCTGCCTAAGTGGGGTAGTGACTCTTCACTAGAAGTTCTGGACCTACGGAACAACAGGTTCAGTACATTACAGAACAGCAATATTTTAGCATTAGAAAATTCACTAAAAAACTTGTATCTCACCGGGAACCcactcagctgctgtggaaacaTCTGGCTTTCATCCATGATCCAGAACAAAAATGTCCAGATCCCCAACGTGGAGCATTTAATGTGCCAGCACACTCAGAATTTCAGGTACCAGGATGAAATGCACATCAAGAACATTAGACCAGAAGATTGTGAAAAAGAGgatctgaagaaaattaacttccTTACTATATTAACACTTGTGTTGGTTTTATCTGTGATCATCATCGGTGTGGGTTCATTTTTTTGCTTCCGCAGGCAAAACTTTACCCATCAGTTTAAAGCATAG
- the LOC135443015 gene encoding transforming growth factor beta activator LRRC32-like isoform X2 — MKLYIIFFLAVVNKGTSNYQLPNGTSCEMANSQAFCHNKDLHQIPHELYPNVNKIDLSGNLIQSIPEMSPSFYTSLQCLDLSSNQISFITPGVFAQMKSLLEINLANNHLYELAQNGTEGIGLLPKVEVLDLSHNNLYNGMAEYFIKEAPALQYLSLADNSIIMISQKMFQGSPSLVEIDLQSNIIMEIEEGAFETLVSLSKLNLSKNSITCISDFNLRQLEILDLSRNSIETFHTTKSDDEYSLRCLDLSENKLFHFPVFPQVNKLVTLNLSKNLIQLTAESPHNKMDYVKNEWLNASVHLLHQEQSRNKSSLYLSQLVYLDLSYNVIKSIPDGFFESMLSLHTLNLSKNCLQAFAVSYDSALISLTVLDLSYNALQNLFLDAGTLSNLKELYIQNNYLQTLQFDIFSNLPSLRLLNLQSNNISLCSMYSGLAKQRLAGEQSGCVSFVNSPTLQHLYLADNMLNVLPAYSFYKTPLVVLDLSMNTGLKIELKALSGLEKSLECLYLYGNSLVDLNIDLPCFSHLKHLNLSENQLNWLPKWGSDSSLEVLDLRNNRFSTLQNSNILALENSLKNLYLTGNPLSCCGNIWLSSMIQNKNVQIPNVEHLMCQHTQNFRYQDEMHIKNIRPEDCEKEDLKKINFLTILTLVLVLSVIIIGVGSFFCFRRQNFTHQFKA, encoded by the coding sequence GCAAACTCTCAGGCATTTTGCCACAACAAAGACCTCCACCAAATCCCTCATGAACTCTATCCAAATGTAAACAAAATAGATCTGTCGGGAAATCTGATTCAAAGCATTCCTGAAATGTCACCATCGTTTTACACTTCCCTTCAGTGCCTGGATTTAAGCTCTAACCAGATAAGTTTCATCACGCCTGGAGTCTTTGCACAGATGAAGAGTTTGCTGGAAATAAATTTAGCTAACAATCACTTATATGAGCTTGCTCAAAACGGCACAGAGGGGATTGGACTCTTACCCAAGGTGGAAGTACTGGACTTGTCCCACAACAATCTGTACAATGGGATGGCTGAGTATTTCATTAAAGaagctccagcactgcagtaTCTTTCCTTGGCAGACAACAGTATTATAATGATATCACAAAAGATGTTTCAGGGATCTCCCAGTCTTGTGGAAATAGATCTTCAGAGCAACATCATCATGGAAATAGAAGAAGGTGCTTTTGAGACTCTAGTGAGCCTGTCCAAACTGAATCTCTCAAAGAATTCAATTACTTGCATCTCTGATTTTAACCTCAGGCAGCTGGAGATACTTGACCTCAGCAGGAACAGCATTGAGACCTTCCACACCACAAAATCAGATGATGAATATAGCTTAAGGTGTTTGGATCTGAGTGAAAACAAACTGTTTCATTTCCCAGTGTTCCCTCAGGTAAATAAGCTGGTAACTCTGAATTTATCAAAGAATTTAATCCAGCTCACTGCTGAATCCCCTCATAATAAAATGGACTATGTGAAAAATGAATGGCTAAATGCTTCTGTCCATCTTCTTCACCAGGAGCAAAGTAGAAACAAAAGTTCTCTTTATTTATCACAGCTTGTATATTTAGATTTAAGTTATAATGTAATCAAATCCATTCCAGATGGGTTCTTTGAGTCAATGTTGTCCCTTCACACCCTTAATCTCAGTAAAAACTGTCTTCAGGCATTTGCAGTAAGTTATGACAGTGCACTGATCTCTTTAACTGTCCTTGACTTGAGCTACAACGCTTTGCAGAACCTTTTCCTTGATGCTGGTACATTGTCAAATCTGAAGGAGCTCTATATTCAAAACAACTATCTTCAAACGCTGCAGTTTGACATCTTCTCAAATCTTCCCAGCCTTAGACTGCTTAATCTACAAAGCAATAACATCAGCCTTTGCAGCATGTACTCAGGACTGGCTAAGCAAAGACTTGCTGGAGAGCAAAGTGGTTGTGTGTCGTTTGTCAATTCTCCCACTCTTCAGCACTTGTACCTAGCTGACAACATGCTGAATGTCCTACCAGCATACAGCTTCTACAAGACTCCTCTGGTTGTCTTGGACCTCTCCATGAACACTGGACTGAAAATAGAACTTAAAGCATTATCAGGTCTGGAAAAGTCTCTGGAATGTTTGTATTTATATGGTAATAGCCTGGTAGATTTAAATATTGACTTGCCTTGTTTTAGTCACCTTAAACATTTGAACCTCTCTGAAAATCAGCTGAACTGGCTGCCTAAGTGGGGTAGTGACTCTTCACTAGAAGTTCTGGACCTACGGAACAACAGGTTCAGTACATTACAGAACAGCAATATTTTAGCATTAGAAAATTCACTAAAAAACTTGTATCTCACCGGGAACCcactcagctgctgtggaaacaTCTGGCTTTCATCCATGATCCAGAACAAAAATGTCCAGATCCCCAACGTGGAGCATTTAATGTGCCAGCACACTCAGAATTTCAGGTACCAGGATGAAATGCACATCAAGAACATTAGACCAGAAGATTGTGAAAAAGAGgatctgaagaaaattaacttccTTACTATATTAACACTTGTGTTGGTTTTATCTGTGATCATCATCGGTGTGGGTTCATTTTTTTGCTTCCGCAGGCAAAACTTTACCCATCAGTTTAAAGCATAG